The sequence GAGCATGAAGTGGCTCACGAGATAGCCGCCGACGACGTTGATGGTGGCCATGACGACCGCCAGGAAGCCGAGCGCCGTCGCGAGCGTCGTCGATCCGGAACCGGCGACGACGACCGACCCGAGGAGCGTGATCCCGGAGATGGCGTTCGCCCCCGACATCAGCGGCGTGTGGAGGTTCGTCGGGATCTTCGTGATGATCTCGTAGCCGACGAACGCCGAGAGCACGAACAGCGTCAGGTTCTGGACGAACGTCATCGGCGATCACTCCGCATCGGTCTCGCCTCCGTCGTCGGTCTCGTTGCCGTCGTCACTGTCCTCGTGGGGTCGTCGTATCGTGCCATCGTGTGTGAGTAGGGTCGAATCGATGATCTCGTCGTCCGTGTCGATGACGAGTTCGCCGTCGTCGAGCAGATGCGTCAGGAAGTTGCGCAGGTTGTTGGCGAACAGTTGGCTCGCCGTGCCGGGGACGGTCGCCGGGAGGTTCGTCGGGCCGAAGACGGTGACGCCCTCGAACTCGACGGTTTCGTCGGCCACCGTCGGGTCGCAGTTGCCGCCGTCCGCAGCCGCCAGGTCGACGATGACCGATCCGTCGTCCATCTCGGCGATCATCTCCTCGCTGACGAGTTCGGGCGCGGGCGCGCCCGGGATGGCCGCCGTCGTGATGACGACGTCCGACTCCGGGACGACCCGCCCCAACTCCTTGCGCTGCTGGCGGTAGAACTCCTCGTCCATCTCCCTGGCGTACCCCTCGTCGTCGCCCGACCCTTCGGTCTCCAGGTCGAGTTCGACGAAATCCGCGCCGAGGCTCTCCACCTCCTGTTTGACTTCCAGACGGATGTCGTAGCCCCGCACCGACGCGCCGAGGCGCTCGGCGGTCGAAATCGCCTTGAGTCCCGCGACGCCCGCCCCGATGACGAACACCTCCGCCGGCTGAACCGTGCCGGCGGCGGTCATTTCGAGCGGGAACAGTTTGGGGAGCCGTTCCGCCGCGACCAGCGTCGCCTTGTAGCCGCCGACGCTGGCCATCGACGACAGCACGTCCATGCTCTGTGCGCGGCTGATGCGCGGCATGAACTCGAGCGCGAACGCGCTGACTCGCCGATCGGCGAGTTCGTCGTACGTCTCGTCGTCGAGGTCGTAGGGACCGAGGGTGCCGACGACGACCTGTCCCTCCCGGTACGGATCCATCGGTTCGTCGGCGTTCGCCGCCAGGCCCCGAACCTGGCAGACGACATCGGCGCGTTCGAACACCTCGTCCCGGTCCGTGACCACCTCGCACCCGGCCTCGCGGTACGCCGCGTCGGCCCAGTCCGATCCCTCGCCCGCGCCGCTGGCGACACAGACGTCGAGTCCGTCGTCGACGAGTCGTTCCGTGACTGGCGGCGTGAGCGAGACCCGCGTCTCGTCTGCCGCCGTCTCGCCGGGGACACCGACGATCATCGCCGTGCCTCCCGACTCGCGATCCCTCGTGCCCCGAGTGCCGTCTCACTGTCCGTCCGCGTTCGGTTACATTGCATCGTCGCACGCCTCCGTGTGTAGCGGTGCCACACTACGTACGCATTCCGGACAGATTATATAAATTCACTGGACAGTTCGGGAGCGGATCATGTCCGCACGCAGCGGGCAGCAGCGAAACGCGGAGAGACGTACCTGCGCGGCGAGCAAAGCGGAAAAAACGACGGGCGGTCCTTACTGTTCCTGGGTCGGCGCGAGTTCGTCGAGGTCGACGGATTTCTCGAGGAGCACGTCCTTCTGATCCGCGACGACGCGTTCCTGTTCCATCAGTTGCTTGTAGGCGCTCTGGGGCGACAGATCGCCGATGAGGACGCCACCGACGATTTTGCCGTCCTTGAACGCCAGCCGCCGCCACTCGGTGTCCGAGTACTTGCGTTCGCATTCGTCGTCGCCGAGGGTCGGGTGGCCAAAGGAGAGGAAGGGGAAGTCGAAGTGGGTGATGGAGTACGAGGAGACGAAGCGGAAGGCCTCGGACTCGTCTTCGAGCATGTTCTTCGCCGCGATGGTGCCCTGGGCCTTGGCGCTGTCCCACGACCCGTTCTGGGTCCGTTCGCCGATGATGGTGTCGTAGTAGCGGGTGATGTCGCCCGCCGCGTAGATGTCGTCGACGTTCGTCCGCATGTACTCGTCGACGAAGATGCCGCCGTCGCGTTCGACGCCCGTCCCCTGGAGGAACTCGGTGTTGTACGTCAGGCCGATGGCGATGCCGACGAAGTCGCCGTCGTAGCGGTCGCCGTTGGGGTCGACGGCCGCAGTGACGTGGCCGCCGTCGTCGGTTTCGAAGTGGTCGACGCCACTCTGGAAGACGGGTTCGACGCCGCGTTCGCGCATGGCGTCGTGGAGGATTTCGGCGCCCTCCGTCGAGAGCGCGTAGCGCCACCAGCAGTCGCCACGCATCAGGTAGTGGGCGTCAACGTCCTGCTCGCCACAGATGGCCGCGAGGTCGATGCCCAGCAGGCCCGCGCCGACGACGATTCCCGTCTCCGCCTCTTCGGCGTGTTCGCGGATCGCTCGGGCGTCCTGAAACGTCCAGAAGTGGTGGATGCCGTCGGCGTCGCTGTTGTCGACCGGCAGCTGTGTCGGCGTCCCGCCCGTGGCGATGAGGAGGTTGTCGTAGTCGATGGTGTCGCCCTCGTGGGTCCGGAGGCGGTGGGCGTCGGGGTCGATATCCGTAATCAGCGTGTTGAGTCGCAGATCGATGTCACGGTCCTCGTACCACGACGGCTCGTGGATGGACACCGGCATCTCGGGGAGTTTCCCCTTGGCAAACTCCTTGATGAGGATGCGGTTATAGAGCGCTTCCCCCTCGTCCGTGATGACGGTGATCTCGGCGTCCGGCGACTCGTCGCGCAACGTCTCGGCGGCGGAGCTCCCGGCGATCCCGTCGCCGATGATTACATACGACTTGGTCATACGCCGACGTTTGGGGGGACGGGTTAATGTCGATTGCTATCCGCGAAATTCGCCTCAATCGGAGTCGGAGAGCCGCTGGGTTGAAGGCCCAACGACCCCAACCCACGCCGATGAAACTCCGCCAGAACGTCCGACACTTCGCCGCCAAACAGGCGCTCACGATGCCCGTCGTCGGCGACATGGTGCGCGAGAAACTCGTCGACCTACACGTCGATGTCTTCGGCGAGAAAGCCGCCGAGGGCCATCGGGAAGAGCGGGAAGCCCACCTCGAGGCCTTCTTCGACCGTACCTTCGACACCTACGTGGACGCCCTCGACGCGGGCTACTCCGAGGCCGAGGCCCGCGAAATCACGCATATCCAGGGCAACTTCGAGTTCTACAACCACGGCTGGACCGAGATGATGGAGTTCCCGGCCGACGAACTACAGGCCCACTACGACCGCTACAGCGACTTCTTCGAGCGCCACGGCATCACCATCGCCGACCCCCTCGGCGAGTACGGCGGGGACCTGCCCGAGGCGCCGTCGACGCCCGAACGCCTCGACGACCCCGAACACCCACACGCCGAGGGCGGGTTCGCCGATGACGTCTACGTCGAGGACGGCGAGGGCAACCTCGTCGTCGGCGGCGCGGACGAACCCGCCGATGTCGACGTGACGGCCGCGCCCGGCGTCGACGAGAAGTGACGGTTACTCGTCGGCGATGCGGTCCGCACACTCGAATCCCGCGACGACGCCGCCGTTGAGGCTCCGCTCGGGGTACTGCGCGCGACTCGCCATCCCCGCGTAGTAGACGCCGTCGGCGACGGCTTCGCCCAGGTCGTACGGCACGATCAGGTCGAGATACCCCCGTTCGTAGACGGGTGCCGCACGCGGATTTCGCGCGACGCGGAACTCGCTGACGCTCGCCCGAGCGAAGTCCGGGAACATCTCTTCGACGTGGCCGAGCCACGTCTCTCGCAGTTCCTCGTCGTCCATCTGCCAGACGGCCTCGGACTCGTCCTGGACGTAACTGGCGATGTAGAGCAGGTGGTCGCCGCCGTAGCGCTCGGTCGGGACGAAGTTCGTGTGCTCGATGAGCGCGCCGAAGGGCGCGTCGTGGGCGATGTTGAGCCAGTACGTGTCGGTGAGCGACTCGTCCATCGTCACGACGGCACACACCGCGCCCTGGAAGTCGATGTCGCAGGCGTAGCCCGTCAGGGATTCGAGCACGTTCGGCATCGTCGCGACGACGACGCCGTCGGTCGACTGGATCTCGGCCCGCTCGTCCGTCTCGACGGTGACCGATTCGACCTGTCCGTCGGCCGTCGCGATGTCCGTCGCCCGCGCGCCGGTGACGATGTTCTCGCGACCCACCGCGTCGACGAGGGCGTCGATCAGGACCGCGAACCCGCCCTCGAAGTAGCCGAGGATCTCGCCCCGCCGCAGGTCGCGTTCGCCGCGGAACTTGATGCGCCCGAGCAGCCACGCCGCGCTCACGTCGTCCTTGCGGTCGCCGAACTTGGCGTCCAGCAGGGGTTCGAAGAAGTTCTCGTAGACGCCGCGCGTGGTGTGTTCGAGCAGGAACTGTTTGATCGGGACGCCCTCGAAGTCCGCCAGGTCGTCGTAGGTGTCGAACCGCGGAACCCCGCCCCGAACGTCGATTTCGAGGGTCAACAGTCCGAGGCGGAGGGTGTCGTAGAGGCTGAGATGCGGGTAGGCCGCGATCTGTGGCAGAGTGTCCAGTGGATGGACGACGCCGTCGACGTAGTAGGCGTTCTTGCCGACCAACCACTCCACCCGGTCGCCGAGGCCGAGGTCCGTCGCGAGGTCGACGATGGTCTCCTCGGACTTCGAGAGGTGGTGGTAGAACTTCTCGACGTCGTCGCCGGCCGTGGCGTAGGTGGCCGCCAGACCGCCGAGGTCGTCGCTCGCCTCCAGCACCGTCGCTTCGTAGCCGTGCTGCTGGAGTCGGTAGGCGGCGGCCAGGCCCGCGATGCCCCCGCCGACGACGTGAATCATACGCGTTCTCCGACGGGTACGGGTAAGTGGATTGTGGATCGGCAGCCGGTCGCAGGTTACTACGCCTGATAACTGGTTACGAACTGGTATATGGACCGATGCTGATCCATGCGCATGGAGATGGATCGGCGGGGGGTTCTCACCGGGCTTGCGGCGAGCAGCGTCCTTCCGCTCGCGGGCTGTACGGGTGACTCGACATCGGCCGACGACGGCGGCGGGGAGCCCACCCCGGACGAGATGTCAGAGACGCCGGTCGGCGCCAGCGCGCGCCCGCAACACGACCTCGGCGACCCGTTCACCGTCGGGACGGGCGTGCGGTCGATCCGCTACGTCGTCGAGACCGTCAGTGTGGCCGAACGGATCGGCACCGAATCGTTCACGACCACCGCGGACGGGCTGTTTCTCGTCGTCGGTCTCACGATGGAGAACGTGGGCGACGAATCCATCGACATCACGTCCCGGCACCTCCAGGTGGTCGACAGTCAGGGCCGGACGTTCGACGCCGACGACGAGGCGACCACGTATCTCAGCCAGGACGCGCGGTTCGGGACGGAAGGCATCACGTTCGAACAGCTCCAGCCAGGGCTCCGACAGACCAGAGCGGTCGCGTTCGACATCGTCTCCGAGGAGTCGTACGCGTTCAAGGTGTCGCCGGCAGGAATCTTCTCGGACGCGGTTCCGCACTACGTGGCGCTTGGAACCGTCCCGGAGCCGTAGCTGTCGTACGGTTTTACTGGAAGTCAGGACCGGGGGTTCGGCGGACCGTCTCGGCGAACCACGGAATACAGTTCCATCGATCCGCTTCAGGTCCAGGGGACGGACCGCGACTGCAGTTCGCCCGCTAGCGATCGCCGCATCGCGTCGGTAGGGTCCGATCGGTTCGCCAGCACCCACATCAGTTTCGCCGTCGCCGTCTCCGGCAGGGTGTCGCCCGCCTCGACGACGCCCGCCTCCAGGAGGTCGCGCCCCGTGTCGTACACGCGGTCACAGACGCGGCCCTCGAGACACTGGCTGGTCATGGCGACGACGGTGCCGTCGTCGACCAGGTCCTCGATGCGATCGATCCAGTTCGTGCTGACGTGGCCCAGTCCCGTCCCTTCGATGACGACGCCGGCCGCGCCGTCGAGGTAGTCGAGAGCCGCGGGGTCCATCCCCGGCGTGAACTTCACGAGTTCGACGCCCGTCTCCAGGTCCGCCGACAGGTCGAGGTCGGTCTCGCCGCGCTCGGGGCCGCTGCGACGGAACGTGACCGCCTCCGTGTCGTAGTCGACGCGGCCGACCGGCTTCGCGCCCACCGTCTCGAAGGCGTCGCGCCGCGAGGTGTGGTTCTTGCGGACGCGCGTGCCGCGATGAAGGGCACAGGCGTCGTCGCTCGACGACTCGTGCATACAGACCAGCACGTCCGCGCGGTCGCTCTTTGCGGCCTCGACCGCACAGACGGCGTTCATCACGTTGTCGCTGGAGGGGCGGTCCGCCGAGCGCTGGCTTCCGGTGAAGACGACCGGCACCGGCGTGTCGAGCATGAACGCGAGCGCCGACGCGCTGTACTGCATCGTGTCGGTGCCGTGCATGACGACGACGCCGTCGGCACCGGCTTCGATCTCCTCGGCGACGGCCGCGGCGAGGTCCTGCCACACCGCGGGCGTCATGTTCTCCGAGAGGATGTTGGCGACGACGCGGCCGCGGTAGTTGGCCCGCCCCGCGAGATCCGGCACTGCGCGGAGCACGTCCTCGGCGTCGAACTGGGCGGTCACGGCGCCGGTGCGGTAGTCGAC comes from Haloplanus sp. XH21 and encodes:
- a CDS encoding NAD(P) transhydrogenase subunit alpha; protein product: MTFVQNLTLFVLSAFVGYEIITKIPTNLHTPLMSGANAISGITLLGSVVVAGSGSTTLATALGFLAVVMATINVVGGYLVSHFMLDQFSQRGR
- a CDS encoding Re/Si-specific NAD(P)(+) transhydrogenase subunit alpha, with amino-acid sequence MIVGVPGETAADETRVSLTPPVTERLVDDGLDVCVASGAGEGSDWADAAYREAGCEVVTDRDEVFERADVVCQVRGLAANADEPMDPYREGQVVVGTLGPYDLDDETYDELADRRVSAFALEFMPRISRAQSMDVLSSMASVGGYKATLVAAERLPKLFPLEMTAAGTVQPAEVFVIGAGVAGLKAISTAERLGASVRGYDIRLEVKQEVESLGADFVELDLETEGSGDDEGYAREMDEEFYRQQRKELGRVVPESDVVITTAAIPGAPAPELVSEEMIAEMDDGSVIVDLAAADGGNCDPTVADETVEFEGVTVFGPTNLPATVPGTASQLFANNLRNFLTHLLDDGELVIDTDDEIIDSTLLTHDGTIRRPHEDSDDGNETDDGGETDAE
- a CDS encoding NAD(P)/FAD-dependent oxidoreductase yields the protein MTKSYVIIGDGIAGSSAAETLRDESPDAEITVITDEGEALYNRILIKEFAKGKLPEMPVSIHEPSWYEDRDIDLRLNTLITDIDPDAHRLRTHEGDTIDYDNLLIATGGTPTQLPVDNSDADGIHHFWTFQDARAIREHAEEAETGIVVGAGLLGIDLAAICGEQDVDAHYLMRGDCWWRYALSTEGAEILHDAMRERGVEPVFQSGVDHFETDDGGHVTAAVDPNGDRYDGDFVGIAIGLTYNTEFLQGTGVERDGGIFVDEYMRTNVDDIYAAGDITRYYDTIIGERTQNGSWDSAKAQGTIAAKNMLEDESEAFRFVSSYSITHFDFPFLSFGHPTLGDDECERKYSDTEWRRLAFKDGKIVGGVLIGDLSPQSAYKQLMEQERVVADQKDVLLEKSVDLDELAPTQEQ
- a CDS encoding DUF6149 family protein; this encodes MKLRQNVRHFAAKQALTMPVVGDMVREKLVDLHVDVFGEKAAEGHREEREAHLEAFFDRTFDTYVDALDAGYSEAEAREITHIQGNFEFYNHGWTEMMEFPADELQAHYDRYSDFFERHGITIADPLGEYGGDLPEAPSTPERLDDPEHPHAEGGFADDVYVEDGEGNLVVGGADEPADVDVTAAPGVDEK
- a CDS encoding NAD(P)/FAD-dependent oxidoreductase; this translates as MIHVVGGGIAGLAAAYRLQQHGYEATVLEASDDLGGLAATYATAGDDVEKFYHHLSKSEETIVDLATDLGLGDRVEWLVGKNAYYVDGVVHPLDTLPQIAAYPHLSLYDTLRLGLLTLEIDVRGGVPRFDTYDDLADFEGVPIKQFLLEHTTRGVYENFFEPLLDAKFGDRKDDVSAAWLLGRIKFRGERDLRRGEILGYFEGGFAVLIDALVDAVGRENIVTGARATDIATADGQVESVTVETDERAEIQSTDGVVVATMPNVLESLTGYACDIDFQGAVCAVVTMDESLTDTYWLNIAHDAPFGALIEHTNFVPTERYGGDHLLYIASYVQDESEAVWQMDDEELRETWLGHVEEMFPDFARASVSEFRVARNPRAAPVYERGYLDLIVPYDLGEAVADGVYYAGMASRAQYPERSLNGGVVAGFECADRIADE
- a CDS encoding DUF4352 domain-containing protein codes for the protein MEMDRRGVLTGLAASSVLPLAGCTGDSTSADDGGGEPTPDEMSETPVGASARPQHDLGDPFTVGTGVRSIRYVVETVSVAERIGTESFTTTADGLFLVVGLTMENVGDESIDITSRHLQVVDSQGRTFDADDEATTYLSQDARFGTEGITFEQLQPGLRQTRAVAFDIVSEESYAFKVSPAGIFSDAVPHYVALGTVPEP
- the gatD gene encoding Glu-tRNA(Gln) amidotransferase subunit GatD, with the protein product MNPGDRVRVERGGVENEGVLMPSTTADDLVVKLSGGYNVGIDRDDASVEVLERDVYDIESATEGDGSSTIEFDDDLPTISLISTGGTIASTVDYRTGAVTAQFDAEDVLRAVPDLAGRANYRGRVVANILSENMTPAVWQDLAAAVAEEIEAGADGVVVMHGTDTMQYSASALAFMLDTPVPVVFTGSQRSADRPSSDNVMNAVCAVEAAKSDRADVLVCMHESSSDDACALHRGTRVRKNHTSRRDAFETVGAKPVGRVDYDTEAVTFRRSGPERGETDLDLSADLETGVELVKFTPGMDPAALDYLDGAAGVVIEGTGLGHVSTNWIDRIEDLVDDGTVVAMTSQCLEGRVCDRVYDTGRDLLEAGVVEAGDTLPETATAKLMWVLANRSDPTDAMRRSLAGELQSRSVPWT